DNA sequence from the Fimbriimonadaceae bacterium genome:
GCGCGTGGATATGGCGAAATTGATGCACGGGTCGTCCAGCATCCATTTGGCATAATCCGGTTTTGTTTTGACGGGCGGAGCCCCAAACAGCGCCGTATAGAA
Encoded proteins:
- a CDS encoding VOC family protein, yielding MKRFHLHMGVEDLDESIRFYTALFGAPPVKTKPDYAKWMLDDPCINFAISTR